The genomic stretch TCAGAAAAAGGTACAAACGCAACGCTTGACGCAATTTGCGTGAACGTAGTCGCCTTCGGCTTTAGCTTCATTTTAACGTGAGATTTAATCGCGGAAATGGCGTTGAGCGGAGTTGCGTAGTAACGTTGTTCTTTATTCATTCTGAAGTAGCCAGAAAGCGTTTGGTAGTGCATAAAAGCAAGTGTGCCGAGTAGCCCTAACACCAAAAGAAAGTTACCTGTGTAAGTCAAAACTCTTCTCTTTATTGTCGACTTTGGTGTAGGAACGAATAGCACCAAGGCACTAGGAAGGGCTGCGTAAACAAGAAAATGAAAGAAAAGTCGGAAATTAATGAGGTCTGCCGCTTCTTTTACATCGGTTTCAAGAACGTTTTGCAGCATCCCATAATCCATCATAATGCCAAATCGCGTGCTGAAGTACTCAACTGACGCGCTAATACAAATCAGTAAAATTAAACCAGGTTTAAATAAACGTCCCACACTGAATATTGAGATGATTAGCCAATTTAATGCAAACAAAAGTAAGCCGGCAGATACAAGCACATTCTCATTTAAATTTTCATAAAACACAGTATTGCATGTAAGTGTTATCCACATTGCTACAATGAACCGAATCACATAGCGATTTGAAAATAGGGCTTGGGCGTATTCAACTGCGGATTTCGTTGAAGTATTGGTTAAATTCTCTACGCCTGTATTCATCGTTTGTGTTATTCCTATTCTGGTGTTAAACAGACTGTAAAAGCCGAAACTTAAGAAAGTCTTAAGAAACGTAATTTTTGTTTAATTCAATGCAATTTTTATTGAAACAGGGATTGTACGGTTAGACGTTTTAAAGTCTGTATCAAACTTAGGGATAAACGTTTTAACTTATTAAAAAATGTAACTTTCTGTATTATTTACTGTAGTAGTGGATTGGAAAAAAACACGAGTTAACGCATGAAAAATTTAGAAACAAAAATTCCACCTGTCTTTATCGTACTCGTTTTGGGAGCGCTAATGTGGGCCGCAAAACAGATGACACCCGTGTTACACAACACAACGTGGCACATTGCGGTGGCCTGTTTGGTGTTTTTAGTGGGGGTGGGCGTTGCTGTGAGTGGTGCGGTAATCTTTAAGCTTGAAAAGACGACGGTAAACCCGACTAAACCTGACACAGCATCCCATCTGGTAACCCAAGGGATCTTTCAATTCACGCGAAATCCTATGTATTTAGGGATGTTGTTTACACTAATTGCTTGGGGTATTTATCTGTTTGCACCGATAAATATTTTGTTCGTAATTGTCTTTGTGTTTTACATGAATCACTTTCAAATTCGTCCTGAAGAGCGTGCGATGCGAAAATTGTTTGGAGAAGAATTCGAGCAGTATTCGCGTAAAGTGAGACGTTGGATTTAGAAAGTGGCCAAACGGCCACTTTTACAAACTTTTTTTCGGTGGAAGAGCAACGTTTGCGAAGATTAACCCTGCAACGAGCGACATAAAAATGAGGAAAGTTTGTTGACCAATGTGGTCCGAGTGCACAAAACTTTGACCTTCAATAAGCGAGTTGAGGCCAATATAGGTTTTTGAGCCTGGCACTAACACGATAAGTCCTTGCATAGCCACAATAGAAGCAGGCGCATTGACTAAGCGGTTAAAAAAGTTACTGAACACGCCAAGGGCGAATGCGCCTATGAATGTACCAAGCGCATAATCAAAATAGAACGCTGCACCGATACTTGCGGCATAGGCGATAAACCCTGCTGCGATTGACCAAGATGCATGGCGAAGCTTGGTTCTAAATACCACGATAAGGCTGGTACACAACGCAAAAACAGCAAGCCAAGCTGTCCATTTGGGTAATGGATCAGGCTGGACAAAGTCCGTTTGACCGAAAATAGCAAACCCCAGTGAAATACCCACAAAAGCGCCAAAGTACAATTTAAAGAGCAACATAATCGCATCCATAAATCGCGCAGTGCCAGACACCAGGTGACGAGCAGAAAGTTCAGCAAATGCGAGCGCTAGAGCAAGTCCGGGAATAAACACAATAATGGACGACAATACCACAAGGCGAATGTTGATTTGCGGGTCGACGTAAACACTAATCGCGCACGCAAGCAAACCAGAAACAATAGCAACCAATGGTTCAAGCATGTGCAGAACACGTTTTGAACGGCCTGACCACAGCACAAAAATAAACACAACAAGCGAAATCAGTCCTGACCAAATAACGTCATTCCAACTAGTCCCCATCAGCATTGCAAATGCGCCACCGGACATTAAAAATGCCAACGCATTAAACCATCGACTGTAAGGTGGTTTCTGTTTACTGATTTCTTCCAAGCATTTTTCAGCTTGTTCTGTCGTCAGTTCTCCAGACAATAGGCGATTGACGACATCATCGGTGTCTGCCAATGATCCTAAATCATGGTCGCCCGGCTCAACTCGAGCAACATGAGTGTATTCTTCTTCATGCCCTTCAGTCCAAATTACAAAGGTAACGGACGTTGGTGACATGACGAATGACGATTTCAGACCCAAATGCGTAGCCACTTCCATGAGGTGTGCTTCCAATCGATATGCTGGCGTGCCGTACTTGTGGAGCATTTTGCCCAAGCGGACGATGAATTTACGCTTTTGAATAAATGTTGCTGAATTCAAATCTATGTTGCCTTGCTTATAAATAAAAATAAATTGGTTATATTTTAGCTAACCATCAAATTGATGCGAATTCTATACGTATTAACTGCGATGATACACCTTTTTTACGCGTCAATTGACGATTTAACTCATTGACACGACGAATGAAAATGAGTCGTTAACAAGAATGGTTTGTTCCTGTTTGTCTTCACGGCCCGAGGATTCTCATGTTCGTTTTTTATCCTGCCACTTTCTGATCTGATGATGCGCGTGCTATCAGTTTTACATCCACTAAGGTGCGTAAAGGCGGTGTCGATTTATCGAGTAATTCCGAGAGCACTAAACACGTTCGTTTGCCAATTTCATTGGCATTAATATGGACGGAGGAAAGTGCGGGAGACATCATTCGCGAGTCTTCTAAGTCATCGAAACCAACGACTTTGATGTCTTTTCCGGGTTCTAAGCCCGCATTTCGAATTTCTTCTATGACCCCGTAGGCAATGACATCACTAAAACAAACTATCGCCTCGATGTCTGCGGATTGAGCATATAATTCTTTGAAGGCTTCACGGCCGCCTTGTCGATTGGTTTGAGAAGGTACAATGACCGAAGGCGTATGTTCATTGTGTAAACGCATGGCGGTGTTAAAGCCAGCTAAGCGTTCATGGTAGTCGGAAATATCTTCTGTACCGCCTACAAAGGCGAGGTTTTTCATGCCTTGCGAAAGTAGATGTTCAGTGGCAAGCATCGTACCTTTTTGGTTATCAGGCAAAATAGTAGGCGCATCACTGTACTGTACTTCACGCATGATGTTAATAACTGGAAATCCACTTTGAATTAATTGATTAACCCAATTTTTATCCGTACCTGGGGCTGGACACATAACGAACGCGGCAACGTTGTATTCTTTCAAGGTATTGACGACTTGCTTCTGGCGTTCAAATGACTCATTGGTGTTTACCAGCATCGGTAACATACCGAGCGCACCGATGTGTTTTTCCAGTCCGATGGCGAGCTGTGCAGAGTAGGGGTTGGTTAAGTCATTGATGACAATGGCGACTAGGTTAGAGCGTTTACTTCTAAGTGCTGCGGCATCTCTATTGTATACGTAACCTAGTTTCTCGATTGCTTGAAGTACTTTCTCTCGACTTTTATCGCTGACTTTATCACTTTGTGTAAGGACCAAAGACACCGTAGATTTAGAAACTTGTGCTTCTTTGGCAACATCAAAAATCGTTACTTTTTCAGGTTTGTTATTGTTATTCATGATTTTTGTTTCAAACCAACTCAATCAGTTGGCGAGCATTCATTTATTATTAACGAAGTGTATCCTATCTTGTCAGCGTACAAAAGAATCAACCAATTCAATTTAGAATATTGACTCAATTCGGACTGCCTATGTTAAAACGAACCTAAGTAAAATAGGGGTGAGCGTCGCGGTTTGCTTTTCTACGGTGTAAAGATGTCATATTAAATGTATGAAAAGGTCGCATTTTTTTGCTCTTCTAGTATTATTTGCTGAGTTTTTCAAAACATCGAGATTAAAGTCATGTTGAAAAAGTGGTTAATGTGTTTATTGGTGTCATTTTGCGTAATTGCACCAATGGCAAGTCAGGCTACGGATACTGAATATCAAATGCCTTCTCCTGCCATTGCTTCGGTGGTCGATGCAAAGCTTCTCCCTACCAATGTATTGTCACCAGACGGCGCTTGGATGGCGTTATTGGACCGCAGTCGCGTATTGAGTTTGAAGGACCTCGCCAAACCCGAAGTTGGACTCGCGGGCATACGTTTCAATCCTGACACTCGCATTAAAACGACAACTCGATTATACGATACATTAGAGTTTAAGCACGTTCAGACAGGGAGCATTATTCCGCTCAATCAATTACCTGAAGGTAAAATTGCCTTTCCGAGTTGGTCGAGCAACTCTCAGTATCTGGCCTTTGTGGTTGCAGGTGACAAAGTCAGCACACTTTGGCTGTACGACGTAAAAACGCGTAAGTTACAGCAATTGAGCGAACTTGCGCTTAATGCATTTATTACCGAACCCTATGAGTGGCTTCAAGACAGCAGCGCAATAGTTGCTGCGGTTGCGTCAAATCACAGTAAAACGCCTCCTGAAGCAGAAAAAGCAAAGCTGAAGCCAGTTATCCAAGAGTCTAAGGGCGAAAAAGCGCCCGTCCGTACTTATCAAAACTTGTTACAAACCCCTCATGATGAGGCGTTGTTCAAGTTTTACGGGCAAACACAATTAGTAAAACTGACTTTAGATGGCCGAGTGCAAGGTATTGGTCCTGCGCTTATTATTTCCGATTATGCGGTATCTCCAGACGCCACGAATCTGTTAATCGCGATGATTGATGAGCCATTTTCCTACCAGGTTCCCTATAAACGTTTTCCTACCGTTTGGCAGATTTGGGGCATGCGCGGACACCCACTCTATGAATTGGCTAGAGTCCCATTAGCAGAAACTATCCCGCAAGGTTTTGACAGTGTTCAGGCTGGACGTCGCGAATTTCAATGGCGAGCTGATAAAGGGGCGACGGTTATTTGGGCGGAGGCTCAGGATGGCGGTTCCATGAAAGCACAAGTGCCTTTTCATGATTATTTGTACTCAATTAGTGCGCCATTTCGTCGTGAGCCAGAGTTATTTGCGAAAATGGAATGGCGATTCAGCCACATAGATTGGGCAGACGATAATGTTGCGCTATTAAGTGAATGGCGTTTCCAAGATAGACATGTAAGAACGCATGTTATTTCACCGCGTAACGCAGATGAAAATCGCGTGCTGTTTTCTGAGCGCAGCTATAACGACAGTTATAAAGATCCTGGCTCTTTCGTTATGACTTACAACGATTTAGGTTCAAAAGTGGTTAAATTGGTTGGTGGCCGCTACATGTATC from Pseudoalteromonas xiamenensis encodes the following:
- a CDS encoding threonine/serine ThrE exporter family protein, which translates into the protein MNSATFIQKRKFIVRLGKMLHKYGTPAYRLEAHLMEVATHLGLKSSFVMSPTSVTFVIWTEGHEEEYTHVARVEPGDHDLGSLADTDDVVNRLLSGELTTEQAEKCLEEISKQKPPYSRWFNALAFLMSGGAFAMLMGTSWNDVIWSGLISLVVFIFVLWSGRSKRVLHMLEPLVAIVSGLLACAISVYVDPQINIRLVVLSSIIVFIPGLALALAFAELSARHLVSGTARFMDAIMLLFKLYFGAFVGISLGFAIFGQTDFVQPDPLPKWTAWLAVFALCTSLIVVFRTKLRHASWSIAAGFIAYAASIGAAFYFDYALGTFIGAFALGVFSNFFNRLVNAPASIVAMQGLIVLVPGSKTYIGLNSLIEGQSFVHSDHIGQQTFLIFMSLVAGLIFANVALPPKKSL
- a CDS encoding LacI family DNA-binding transcriptional regulator, translating into MNNNNKPEKVTIFDVAKEAQVSKSTVSLVLTQSDKVSDKSREKVLQAIEKLGYVYNRDAAALRSKRSNLVAIVINDLTNPYSAQLAIGLEKHIGALGMLPMLVNTNESFERQKQVVNTLKEYNVAAFVMCPAPGTDKNWVNQLIQSGFPVINIMREVQYSDAPTILPDNQKGTMLATEHLLSQGMKNLAFVGGTEDISDYHERLAGFNTAMRLHNEHTPSVIVPSQTNRQGGREAFKELYAQSADIEAIVCFSDVIAYGVIEEIRNAGLEPGKDIKVVGFDDLEDSRMMSPALSSVHINANEIGKRTCLVLSELLDKSTPPLRTLVDVKLIARASSDQKVAG
- a CDS encoding alpha/beta hydrolase family protein; this translates as MLKKWLMCLLVSFCVIAPMASQATDTEYQMPSPAIASVVDAKLLPTNVLSPDGAWMALLDRSRVLSLKDLAKPEVGLAGIRFNPDTRIKTTTRLYDTLEFKHVQTGSIIPLNQLPEGKIAFPSWSSNSQYLAFVVAGDKVSTLWLYDVKTRKLQQLSELALNAFITEPYEWLQDSSAIVAAVASNHSKTPPEAEKAKLKPVIQESKGEKAPVRTYQNLLQTPHDEALFKFYGQTQLVKLTLDGRVQGIGPALIISDYAVSPDATNLLIAMIDEPFSYQVPYKRFPTVWQIWGMRGHPLYELARVPLAETIPQGFDSVQAGRREFQWRADKGATVIWAEAQDGGSMKAQVPFHDYLYSISAPFRREPELFAKMEWRFSHIDWADDNVALLSEWRFQDRHVRTHVISPRNADENRVLFSERSYNDSYKDPGSFVMTYNDLGSKVVKLVGGRYMYLVADGASAQGKQPYLARYDIKTNDVNKVWQSEAPYYERVVSVLDDEGMQFITLRESATEQPNYFLRNLADSSITQLTRYDHPYPDFIGVTKEVIKYTREDGTQLSGTLYLPAGYTKEKGPLPVLMWAYPLEFKDKAVASQMRESPYEFNYIGFWGPMPYLSKGIAVFDDPKMPIVGEGDSQPNDSFIPQLVSSAKAAVDTLVERGIADKNRIAIAGHSYGAFMVANLLAHSDLFKTGIARSGAYNRSLTPFGFQGEERDFWQAQTIYSQMSPFFNADKIDEPLLLIHGKEDPNSGTFPMQSERMYAALNGLGKTARLVMLPEEGHGYKARESIMHVLWEQERWLDKYLMPEGVNNDQPTKAVMEIPVIQNQE
- a CDS encoding methyltransferase family protein; translated protein: MKNLETKIPPVFIVLVLGALMWAAKQMTPVLHNTTWHIAVACLVFLVGVGVAVSGAVIFKLEKTTVNPTKPDTASHLVTQGIFQFTRNPMYLGMLFTLIAWGIYLFAPINILFVIVFVFYMNHFQIRPEERAMRKLFGEEFEQYSRKVRRWI